Proteins encoded within one genomic window of Triticum aestivum cultivar Chinese Spring chromosome 2D, IWGSC CS RefSeq v2.1, whole genome shotgun sequence:
- the LOC123056196 gene encoding probable LRR receptor-like serine/threonine-protein kinase At3g47570, with protein sequence MCDRKHISHAGTLGSSQSLPLILVLSSLLTCSLVGSTALHDHGDATTDFQALRCLKLHLSTSSAALSTSWKVDDSLQQFCTWSGVTCNKSRVVALDLESLHLDGQIPPCIANLALLTRIHLPDNQLWGPIPAELGHLNRLQYLNLSSNNLSGMIPSNLSACSQLRVIDLGSNFIKGEIPPNLSQCLNMQQLNLDDNKLTGGIPEGFGTLRNLSVLSLAGNTLTGNIPLSLGNSSSLRSVYLTNNSLTGPIPSLLANSSSLQLLVLTNNQLGGEIPPALFNSTSLEVLSLGKNNFTGFIPAVFPNIAGSPLQYLILASNNLVGAIPSTLENFSSLCWLMLARNNFQDSIPVSIGKLTNLQVLDLSYNYLSGNVPVSIYNISTLTYLGMGANILAGEIPTDIGYTLPAIQTLVMGVNKFHGRIPTSLANTTNLEHIYLGNNLFHGVVPSLGTLPNLVYLDLGVNRLEAGDWSFFTSLTNCTQLVELFLDANILQGDLPSSIAGLSKSLEVLLLTANKISGPIPQEIDQLTNIKRLYMEKNLLSGSIPESLGNLHNLFALSLSQNKFSGQIPLSIGSLSQLSELYLQENNLSGPIPGALGDCKKLDILNLSCNSFDSSLPKELFTLSNLAEGLDLSHNKLSGEIPLEVGSLVNLGPLNISNNQLSGQIPSTLGECVHLESLHMERNNFQGRIPQYFTNLRGIIVMDLSQNNLSGEIPAFFESFSSMKLLNLSFNNLEGPIPPGGMFQNASEVFIQGNNKLCASSPLLELPLCNAMISKQKLHTSKILKMVTITALCLVLLSCVGVIICKKRKKAKQAAHPSVKELKKITYADLVKATNGFSLTNLVGSGKYGSVYKGRIESEEHHTVAIKVFKLDQLGATTSFLAECEALRNTRHRNLVRVITVCSTSDPIGNEFKALVLEFMVNGDLESWIYPTLINEHHPKRPLCMGSRIAIAVDIAAALDYLHNQCMPPMVHCDLKPSNVLLDDVMGACVGDFGLAKFLHGYSSSSGIDGSTCTSLVGPRGSVGYIAPEYGYGSKISTEGDVYSYGVIILEMLTGKRPTDELFKDGLSLYKFVEDSFPEKIGEILDPRMIIPYYGNRDEEEAGSSSDQENHQIAAGIMGCITALAKLGLLCAAETPKDRPAMQDVYADAITIKEEFSALQG encoded by the exons ATGTGTGATAGGAAGCATATATCTCATGCGGGAACACTCGGTTCCTCGCAGTCACTACCTCTAATCCTTGTCCTATCCTCTCTTCTGACATGCTCGTTAGTAGGTTCCACAGCTCTCCACGACCATGGTGATGCTACCACCGACTTTCAAGCCCTTCGTTGCCTTAAACTGCATCTCAGCACTTCTTCTGCTGCACTCTCAACCTCGTGGAAGGTTGATGATTCCCTCCAGCAGTTCTGCACTTGGTCCGGTGTTACATGCAACAAGTCTCGTGTTGTTGCACTGGACCTCGAGTCGCTCCACCTTGATGGCCAAATACCTCCTTGCATTGCAAATCTCGCTCTCCTCACAAGAATCCACCTCCCAGACAATCAGCTTTGGGGTCCAATCCCGGCTGAACTTGGCCATCTGAATAGGTTGCAGTATCTTAATCTTAGCTCAAACAACCTTAGTGGCATGATCCCAAGCAATTTGTCGGCATGTTCTCAGCTTCGAGTAATTGATCTTGGGAGTAACTTCATAAAAGGTGAGATCCCACCAAACCTAAGCCAATGTTTAAATATGCAGCAGCTGAACTTGGATGACAACAAGCTCACTGGAGGCATTCCAGAAGGGTTCGGGACACTTCGCAACCTTTCAGTTTTGAGTCTTGCTGGAAATACTCTCACAGGCAATATTCCTCTTTCACTTGGAAATAGTTCTTCTCTTCGCTCTGTTTATCTCACCAACAATAGCCTCACAGGACCTATCCCGTCTCTCCTAGCTAACAGTTCTTCACTCCAGCTTTTGGTCTTAACTAACAATCAGCTTGGTGGAGAGATTCCACCCGCACTATTTAATAGCACATCACTCGAAGTCTTGTCCCTTGGAAAGAACAACTTTACTGGGTTTATACCTGCTGTTTTCCCGAATATTGCTGGCTCACCGTTGCAGTATCTTATCTTGGCATCAAATAATCTTGTTGGCGCAATACCTTCTACTCTAGAGAATTTTTCTTCACTTTGCTGGCTCATGCTTGCAAGAAATAATTTTCAAGATAGCATCCCAGTGAGTATTGGTAAGCTTACCAACCTACAAGTACTAGACCTGAGTTACAACTACTTGTCAGGGAACGTCCCAGTCTCTATTTACAACATATCAACACTCACATACCTCGGCATGGGTGCCAATATTCTGGCAGGGGAAATTCCAACTGACATTGGATACACCCTTCCAGCCATCCAAACTTTGGTCATGGGAGTGAACAAATTCCATGGCCGAATCCCCACTTCACTAGCCAACACAACAAATCTTGAACACATTTACCTCGGCAATAATTTGTTTCATGGTGTTGTGCCTTCTCTCGGGACACTTCCCAACTTAGTCTACCTGGATCTAGGCGTGAATCGTCTCGAGGCAGGAGATTGGTCTTTCTTTACCTCATTGACCAACTGCACCCAACTGGTGGAATTATTCTTGGATGCAAACATCCTTCAGGGAGATTTGCCTAGTTCCATTGCAGGCCTTTCAAAGAGCTTAGAGGTATTGTTATTAACAGCAAATAAAATATCAGGCCCTATACCACAAGAGATAGACCAGCTCACAAACATCAAACGTCTTTACATGGAAAAAAATTTGCTTAGTGGAAGTATCCCTGAATCACTTGGAAATCTTCATAACTTGTTTGCCCTAAGCTTATCCCAGAACAAATTTTCCGGACAAATTCCACTATCAATTGGCAGTCTCAGCCAATTGAGCGAGCTATACTTACAGGAAAACAATTTGAGTGGCCCTATCCCAGGAGCTCTAGGAGACTGCAAAAAATTGGACATACTGAACCTCTCTTGCAACAGCTTTGATAGCAGCTTACCAAAGGAGCTCTTTACTCTTTCCAACCTTGCAGAAGGTTTGGACTTATCTCACAACAAACTCTCAGGAGAAATACCATTGGAGGTTGGCAGCTTGGTCAATCTCGGCCCATTGAATATTTCCAATAACCAGTTGTCTGGACAAATACCTTCAACTCTAGGTGAGTGCGTCCACTTGGAGTCGCTGCACATGGAGAGGAACAATTTTCAAGGGAGAATCCCCCAATATTTCACGAATTTGAGAGGCATCATTGTGATGGATCTATCTCAAAACAACTTGTCCGGTGAAATCCCTGCCTTCTTTGAGTCATTTAGTTCCATGAAACTTCTCAATTTGTCGTTCAACAACCTCGAGGGACCAATACCACCAGGTGGAATGTTTCAGAATGCAAGCGAGGTGTTCATACAAGGGAACAACAAGTTATGTGCAAGCAGCCCATTGCTAGAGTTGCCACTTTGCAATGCAATGATATCAAAACAAAAGCTGCACACCTCAAAGATTCTGAAGATGGTAACAATTACTGCTCTTTGTTTGGTTCTGTTATCATGCGTTGGAGTCATTATTTGTAAGAAGAGAAAGAAAGCCAAACAGGCAGCACATCCATCTGTCAAGGAATTAAAGAAGATCACATATGCTGATTTAGTGAAAGCCACAAATGGGTTTTCTTTGACCAACTTGGTTGGTTCAGGAAAATATGGGTCCGTCTACAAAGGTAGAATTGAGTCTGAAGAACATCATACGGTTGCTATCAAAGTTTTTAAACTTGATCAACTTGGAGCAACAACGAGCTTCCTTGCTGAATGTGAGGCACTAAGAAACACTCGTCATCGTAATCTTGTAAGGGTGATCACCGTATGCTCAACAAGTGACCCGATAGGAAATGAGTTCAAAGCTCTTGTTCTTGAGTTTATGGTAAATGGCGACCTAGAGAGTTGGATCTATCCAACACTAATCAACGAGCATCATCCAAAAAGGCCGTTGTGTATGGGTTCAAGGATAGCAATAGCAGTGGACATAGCTGCTGCTTTGGATTACCTCCATAACCAATGCATGCCTCCTATGGTCCACTGTGATCTGAAGCCTAGCAATGTCCTTCTGGATGATGTCATGGGCGCATGTGTCGGTGACTTTGGGTTGGCTAAGTTCCTACATGGTTATTCTTCTTCTTCTGGGATAGATGGTTCTACTTGTACAAGCTTAGTGGGGCCAAGAGGATCAGTTGGATACATTGCACCAG AATATGGCTATGGAAGCAAAATCTCGACGGAGGGTGATGTTTACAGCTATGGAGTCATCATCTTAGAGATGCTCACAGGGAAGCGTCCAACTGATGAGTTGTTTAAAGATGGCCTGAGCCTCTACAAATTTGTGGAAGATTCATTTCCTGAAAAGATTGGGGAGATTCTAGATCCTAGAATGATCATCCCCTATTATGGGAACCGAGATGAAGAAGAAGCAGGCAGTTCTTCAGACCAGGAAAATCATCAAATTGCTGCTGGAATAATGGGCTGCATCACAGCTCTTGCTAAGCTTGGCTTGCTGTGCGCTGCGGAGACACCTAAAGATCGCCCAGCAATGCAGGACGTCTACGCTGATGCCATCACAATCAAAGAAGAATTTTCAGCACTGCAGGGCTGA